A stretch of the Lepidochelys kempii isolate rLepKem1 chromosome 15, rLepKem1.hap2, whole genome shotgun sequence genome encodes the following:
- the RANBP1 gene encoding ran-specific GTPase-activating protein translates to MAETKETHEEHDTSTENADDSNHDPQFEPIVSLPEQEIKTLEEDEEELFKMRAKLFRFASENDLPEWKERGTGDVKLLKHREKGTIRLLMRRDKTLKICANHYITPLMELKPNAGSDRAWVWNTHADFADESPKPELLAIRFLNAENAQKFKAKFEECRNEVDKGAKKAGKEKNDSADKVAEKLEELSVKEESKKSEKKEETKEKIEEKQ, encoded by the exons atggCGGAGACCAAG GAAACTCATGAGGAACATGACACCTCAACTGAAAACGCAGATGATTCTAACCATGATCCTCAATTTGAGCCCATAGTTTCCCTTCCTGAACAAGAGATCAAGACCCTTGAGGAGGATGAGGAAGAACTCTTTAAGAT GCGAGCAAAGCTGTTTCGATTTGCATCAGAAAATGATCTTCCAGAGTGGAAAGAACGAGGAACCGGGGATGTGAAACTCCTGAAGCACAGGGAGAAGGGAACAATTCGCCTTCTCATGAGGAGAGATAAAACCCTAAAAATCTGTGCAAATCATTATA TTACACCTTTAATGGAGCTGAAGCCTAATGCTGGAAGTGACAGGGCATGGGTTTGGAACACACATGCTGACTTTGCAGATGAAAGCCCTAAACCTGAACTTTTGGCAATCCGGTTCCTAAATGCAGAAA aTGCAcagaaattcaaagcaaaatttgAAGAATGCAGGAATGAGGTAGACAAGGGAGCAAAGAAGG CAGGCAAAGAGAAAAATGATAGTGCTGACAAAGTTGCTGAGAAATTAGAAGAGCTTTCTGTTAAGGAAGAGAGTAAAAAATCTGAGAAGAAAGAAGAGACCAAGGAAAAAATTGAAGAGAAGCAATAA